The proteins below come from a single Tissierella sp. MB52-C2 genomic window:
- a CDS encoding Gx transporter family protein, with product MKKLNKMIFLSLLVSIGLALSVLESAIPLPVTIPGARLGLSNVVILVTLVIFGFKESLIVGILKSIVLILVTGSVSSLIYSLSGAILASITMYVIYKYFSKVFSLIGVSVLGAVAHNIGQVSAAVLMMSNLRIYSYLPILLLMSLFTGYFVGLSSNFITKNLVKSLKSYFI from the coding sequence ATGAAGAAATTGAATAAAATGATATTTCTATCCTTATTAGTATCAATAGGGCTTGCATTATCAGTTTTAGAATCAGCAATACCACTGCCAGTTACTATACCAGGTGCTAGACTAGGACTTTCCAATGTAGTTATTTTAGTTACGTTGGTTATATTTGGATTTAAAGAATCCTTGATAGTAGGCATACTAAAAAGTATAGTACTTATCCTTGTGACAGGTAGCGTATCAAGCCTTATATATAGTCTATCAGGTGCTATTTTAGCCTCTATTACCATGTATGTTATATATAAATATTTTTCTAAAGTTTTTAGTCTTATAGGAGTAAGTGTTTTGGGAGCAGTGGCACATAATATTGGTCAAGTTAGTGCGGCTGTATTAATGATGTCTAACCTTAGAATATATTCTTACTTACCGATTCTTTTATTAATGAGTTTGTTTACAGGATATTTTGTAGGGCTATCATCTAATTTTATAACTAAAAACTTAGTAAAAAGCTTAAAATCATATTTTATATAA
- the minD gene encoding septum site-determining protein MinD has translation MDKEKLGTAIVITSGKGGVGKTTTSANIGTGLALLGKSVVVVDADIGLRNLDVVMGLENRIVYDIVDVVEKNCRLKQALIRDKRHEKLFLLPAAQTKDKSAVNPDQMLELVNQLKKEFDYIIVDSPAGIEQGFQNSIAGADLALIVTTPEISAVRDADRVIGILEAKGLHNPKLIINRIRHEMVKRGDMMNIDDIIDILAIDLIGIVPDDEAIVISTNKGEPVVIDEKALSGKAFRNITKRITGEEVELLNLDVGEEGKLSKILKVLFGK, from the coding sequence ATGGACAAAGAGAAACTAGGAACTGCTATAGTTATCACTTCAGGAAAAGGTGGAGTGGGAAAGACCACCACATCTGCAAACATAGGAACTGGACTAGCACTTTTAGGCAAATCCGTAGTAGTTGTTGATGCTGATATTGGACTACGAAATCTAGATGTTGTTATGGGATTGGAAAATAGAATAGTCTATGATATAGTTGATGTAGTAGAGAAAAATTGCAGACTAAAACAAGCCTTAATAAGAGATAAAAGACATGAAAAGCTGTTTCTTTTACCAGCTGCTCAAACAAAGGACAAGTCTGCAGTTAATCCAGATCAAATGCTTGAATTAGTTAATCAACTAAAAAAAGAATTTGATTATATCATAGTAGATTCACCAGCAGGAATAGAGCAAGGCTTTCAAAATTCAATAGCTGGTGCTGATTTAGCACTTATAGTTACAACTCCTGAAATATCTGCCGTAAGAGATGCTGATAGAGTAATAGGAATACTTGAAGCAAAAGGATTACATAATCCTAAGCTAATAATAAATAGAATTAGACATGAAATGGTTAAAAGAGGAGATATGATGAATATTGATGATATTATAGACATCTTGGCCATAGATTTAATAGGTATAGTACCAGACGATGAGGCCATAGTCATATCTACAAATAAAGGGGAACCAGTAGTTATAGATGAAAAAGCGTTATCAGGAAAGGCCTTTAGGAATATAACCAAAAGAATAACAGGGGAAGAAGTAGAATTGCTAAACTTAGATGTTGGTGAAGAAGGAAAATTAAGTAAAATTCTAAAAGTGTTATTTGGTAAATAA
- the minE gene encoding cell division topological specificity factor MinE has product MELFKLFGKKDEKSKNVAKERLKLVLVHDRADLSPKFLDMIKGDIIRVISEYADIDEAGLDIKLTRMKRDMDSSTISALVANIPIIKVKEDK; this is encoded by the coding sequence TTGGAACTATTTAAATTATTTGGGAAAAAAGATGAGAAGAGTAAAAATGTAGCTAAAGAAAGACTTAAATTAGTATTGGTACATGATAGAGCAGATCTTTCACCAAAGTTCTTAGATATGATTAAAGGTGATATAATTAGAGTAATATCCGAATATGCAGATATAGATGAGGCTGGACTAGATATAAAACTAACGAGAATGAAAAGGGATATGGATAGTTCTACAATCTCTGCATTAGTAGCAAATATACCAATAATAAAAGTAAAAGAAGATAAATAA
- a CDS encoding FMN-binding protein, translating into MNKKVLALGLSVVLTTAVFTGCAKKGATPVDENKPVTEVSGEANENLVDGTYLVKTEVSDHGNYSMAKLEVKDGQVESLDYNEYLVDSGEAKNESNYPYAEGIAVIKDLNAQFNDKKDLNAVDFDAVSGATSTKGTFKEITGQLLDKASKGEAYTSVYKDGVYEAKATEASHGWLAEVKVKVQDGQITGVNYAEIAVEDADGVKVGDVKSVDNYAFETTFEVAKAMQKLIIDNNGTENIDVDSVTGATSTRTNVMELVNQALSAAK; encoded by the coding sequence ATGAACAAAAAGGTATTAGCATTAGGATTATCAGTAGTTTTAACTACTGCTGTTTTCACAGGATGTGCTAAGAAAGGTGCAACTCCAGTAGATGAGAACAAGCCAGTTACAGAGGTATCAGGAGAAGCAAATGAAAACTTAGTAGATGGTACTTATCTAGTTAAGACAGAAGTAAGTGATCATGGAAACTATTCTATGGCAAAACTGGAAGTAAAGGATGGGCAAGTTGAATCATTAGATTATAATGAGTATTTAGTAGACTCAGGAGAAGCTAAAAATGAATCAAACTATCCTTATGCTGAAGGAATAGCTGTAATTAAAGACTTAAATGCTCAATTCAATGACAAAAAAGATCTTAATGCAGTAGACTTTGATGCAGTTTCAGGTGCAACTAGTACTAAAGGAACCTTTAAAGAGATTACAGGACAACTATTAGATAAAGCATCTAAAGGAGAAGCATACACTTCAGTATATAAAGATGGAGTATATGAAGCTAAGGCTACAGAGGCTAGTCACGGCTGGTTAGCAGAAGTTAAAGTAAAAGTTCAAGATGGTCAAATTACTGGTGTTAACTATGCTGAAATAGCAGTAGAAGATGCAGATGGAGTAAAGGTAGGAGACGTAAAATCAGTAGACAACTATGCTTTTGAGACGACTTTTGAAGTGGCTAAAGCAATGCAAAAATTAATCATCGATAATAATGGAACAGAAAATATTGACGTAGATAGTGTTACAGGAGCAACAAGTACAAGAACTAATGTAATGGAACTTGTAAACCAAGCTTTAAGTGCAGCAAAATAA
- the minC gene encoding septum site-determining protein MinC: MKDDLISFKGVKEGVFLNIDGVDLLTIKKELDKKMKNASNFYKGINLLGIKSKGLSYEDLVELRLILKYKYDLVVSDDDLPDYILNPTLKADKDNVELELKDNTKFDGIDCGMTRFINGTLRSGQTIDYDGNIVIIGDVNPGALIQAKGNIIVLGTIRGVAHAGIGGNFNAIVAAYNLQPMQLRIGDIIARPPDKELEIYKVPEVAKIKEGEVIIEPYLPNK; the protein is encoded by the coding sequence GTGAAAGATGACTTAATTAGTTTTAAGGGTGTTAAGGAAGGTGTCTTTTTAAATATTGATGGAGTAGATCTCTTAACCATAAAAAAAGAATTAGATAAAAAGATGAAAAATGCTTCAAATTTTTATAAGGGAATAAACTTATTGGGTATTAAATCTAAAGGATTATCTTATGAAGACTTGGTGGAGTTAAGACTGATTTTAAAATATAAATATGATCTGGTAGTCTCTGACGATGACTTACCAGATTACATACTTAATCCTACATTAAAAGCTGATAAAGACAATGTAGAGCTGGAACTTAAAGATAATACTAAATTTGATGGTATTGATTGTGGAATGACAAGATTTATAAATGGAACCTTAAGATCAGGACAAACTATTGACTATGATGGTAATATAGTTATAATAGGAGATGTAAATCCTGGAGCACTTATACAAGCTAAGGGGAACATAATTGTCCTTGGTACAATTAGGGGGGTTGCTCATGCTGGAATAGGCGGAAATTTTAATGCCATAGTGGCTGCCTATAATTTACAGCCTATGCAGCTAAGAATTGGGGATATAATTGCTAGACCACCAGATAAAGAATTAGAGATATATAAAGTTCCGGAGGTAGCAAAGATTAAAGAGGGGGAGGTAATAATTGAACCTTATTTACCTAACAAATAA
- a CDS encoding rod shape-determining protein, with amino-acid sequence MGLFSGFVKDMGIDLGTANTLVYIKGRGIVAREPSVVAIQTNTKQVLAVGEEAKKMIGRTPGNIVAIRPLKDGVIADFDVTKSMLKYFIRKASKKRNLFQPRVVVCVPSGVTEVEKRAVEEAAIHAGARDAYLIEEPMAAAIGAGLPVQEPTGSMIVDIGGGTTEVAIISLGGIVTSKSIRVGGDELDESIVSFIKKEYSLMIGERTAEEVKINIGSADANSEMTTMDITGRDMISGLPKTISISSDEIYNALKEPVHNILEAIKSTLEKTPPELASDVMELGIMLTGGGALLEGLDRLIMEETGMPVHIAEEPLDCVAIGTGKALDSIEVLKKTLSNNKRIG; translated from the coding sequence ATGGGATTATTTAGTGGATTTGTGAAGGATATGGGAATAGATTTAGGAACAGCAAATACTTTAGTTTATATAAAGGGTAGAGGAATTGTAGCTAGAGAACCTTCAGTTGTAGCAATACAGACTAATACTAAACAAGTATTGGCAGTAGGTGAAGAAGCTAAAAAGATGATAGGAAGGACACCAGGAAATATTGTAGCTATTCGACCATTAAAAGATGGAGTAATAGCTGATTTTGATGTTACGAAAAGTATGTTGAAATATTTTATAAGAAAGGCATCGAAAAAAAGAAATTTATTTCAGCCTAGAGTTGTAGTATGTGTACCTAGTGGTGTTACAGAAGTTGAGAAGAGAGCTGTTGAAGAAGCAGCAATCCATGCTGGAGCAAGGGATGCTTATTTAATTGAAGAACCAATGGCAGCAGCCATAGGTGCTGGATTACCTGTACAAGAACCAACAGGTTCTATGATAGTAGACATTGGTGGTGGTACTACAGAAGTTGCCATTATATCATTAGGTGGTATCGTTACATCTAAATCCATTAGAGTAGGTGGAGATGAATTAGATGAGTCTATAGTTAGTTTTATAAAAAAAGAATATAGTCTAATGATTGGAGAACGTACAGCAGAAGAAGTTAAGATAAATATAGGTTCTGCAGATGCAAATTCTGAGATGACTACAATGGATATTACAGGTAGAGATATGATTTCTGGACTGCCTAAGACCATAAGCATAAGTTCGGATGAAATATATAATGCTCTAAAAGAGCCTGTTCACAATATTTTAGAAGCGATAAAATCTACATTAGAAAAGACACCGCCAGAGTTGGCTTCAGATGTAATGGAGTTAGGTATAATGTTAACAGGTGGGGGAGCACTTTTAGAAGGCCTAGACAGATTGATTATGGAAGAGACAGGTATGCCAGTGCATATTGCTGAAGAACCATTGGATTGTGTTGCAATAGGTACAGGAAAAGCATTAGACAGTATAGAAGTTCTTAAAAAAACCCTTTCAAATAATAAAAGAATAGGTTAG
- a CDS encoding penicillin-binding transpeptidase domain-containing protein: MNWLEKILNRYNIVTYIVIFLMFLLSFRLATLTIVKGDEYRDMADNKRLKEIYVSAPRGEIRDRYGRLLAGNKPSFTVQLLKDELDIKDKDKKNEALLSLVRLLEEDGVSYIDDFPINLNSFKYKAEKDYFEESLMPDDKVVDIIINHNLIGELLEASYIHQEYQEHYKFSIIEKAINALEDKDIEVTREGLMVGELVRLINNDKIIIRKIIDHPISRKLTYEILTKKNLAENIIMEEYSLSYDEEYKEQKRNLMNSYPEVTAKTTGKQDFVNIVMKTSINNILEKVIEKENDKGKSEIIVPGKILLDMVLEKNPNVPIKIELSEDSSNVIYKYLGSDDIGDKSSTDILVEYGKKAGIMEEFITSDDIKTLAQEQLLNNGINPKISIAKDFEYVFINNKKRWYNENNIDEESTVREAFEALKEKYKISKELSSYEARSILTLYEVLNKQGHFAYQPINIAYGIKNSTVAKIEEGLSDLPGIQVSIEPVRYYPEKSTAAHILGYLGKISQPNEIKKYVDENGYSPNDIIGKTGVEESFEDVLRGENGIKRVEVDALGNTTNTLDEKSPVPGDNLYLTIDLKLQKLAESVLQQTLEKVQVGGTYESPWGNYKFGTNRKKGRPYVNATSGAVVATNVKTGEVLAMASYPAYDPNLFSTGISNADWLSLFPEHDKDPLAPRPLYNIAIQTAVQPGSIFKMVTGLAGLEKGMSPTKAIRDMGYVQVGSYTPGCWIWNQSRGTHGYENLYDAIRDSCNYYFYTLALGRNQRTGENIGVKLELEDIVDLSKQLGLNDKSGIEINIPAEVSGGVPDPQRKVITTKAMLKSELRGNIEKYIKEDTVLDQDTIQDIIEEIVSWTELEEPLSRGEVIRRLDAFGLEPEKKLLGKKEGLADRIKFSYLQQAGWNISDTLNVTIGQGQNSYSPIQMANYIATISNGGYRHKATLVDNVKNYNNSKIILNNEPEGERIALNNYENLDHIKKAMLAVSNDGSSRKIFGKFPVQVGSKTGTAQRGGVNPYTGDTYDDFAWFVAFAPYEDPEIAVSVVLFQGGSGGYAGPMARDIIAEYLGLNAVGTKESLPFKNSLSE, translated from the coding sequence ATGAACTGGTTGGAAAAGATACTTAATAGATATAATATTGTCACGTATATCGTTATTTTTCTTATGTTTCTTTTATCCTTTAGATTAGCCACTTTAACTATCGTAAAGGGTGATGAGTATAGGGATATGGCAGATAATAAAAGATTAAAAGAAATATATGTTTCTGCCCCTAGGGGAGAAATAAGAGATCGATATGGAAGGCTTTTAGCTGGGAATAAACCTAGTTTTACTGTACAGCTTTTAAAAGATGAATTAGATATAAAAGATAAAGATAAAAAGAATGAGGCTCTATTATCTTTAGTAAGATTATTGGAAGAAGACGGAGTTTCCTACATAGATGATTTCCCAATTAATTTAAATAGCTTTAAATATAAGGCTGAAAAAGATTATTTTGAGGAAAGCCTAATGCCTGATGATAAGGTAGTGGATATTATAATCAACCACAACCTTATAGGAGAATTACTTGAAGCTTCATATATTCATCAGGAATATCAAGAACACTACAAGTTTTCCATAATAGAAAAAGCTATAAATGCTTTAGAAGATAAAGATATAGAGGTTACTAGGGAAGGACTTATGGTTGGTGAACTAGTAAGGTTGATAAATAACGATAAAATAATCATAAGAAAAATAATAGACCACCCAATTTCAAGGAAATTGACATATGAAATATTAACTAAAAAGAATTTAGCTGAAAATATTATTATGGAAGAATATTCGTTAAGTTATGATGAAGAATATAAGGAACAAAAAAGGAACTTAATGAATTCCTATCCAGAAGTTACAGCTAAGACAACGGGTAAACAGGACTTTGTCAACATTGTTATGAAGACTTCCATTAATAATATTTTAGAAAAGGTAATAGAAAAAGAAAATGACAAGGGAAAATCTGAAATCATAGTACCTGGAAAAATATTGTTGGATATGGTTTTAGAAAAGAATCCAAATGTACCTATAAAGATAGAATTAAGTGAAGATAGTTCTAATGTAATTTATAAATATTTAGGTAGTGATGATATAGGAGATAAATCATCAACAGATATTTTAGTAGAATACGGTAAAAAAGCAGGTATTATGGAAGAATTCATAACTAGTGATGATATAAAAACATTGGCACAGGAACAACTATTAAATAATGGAATAAATCCGAAGATTTCCATTGCAAAAGATTTTGAATATGTCTTTATCAATAACAAGAAAAGATGGTATAATGAGAATAATATAGATGAAGAAAGTACAGTTAGGGAAGCCTTTGAGGCTTTAAAAGAAAAATATAAGATATCTAAAGAGCTAAGTAGTTATGAGGCTAGGTCTATACTTACATTATATGAAGTTCTCAATAAACAAGGACATTTTGCATATCAGCCAATAAATATTGCCTATGGCATAAAGAATTCTACAGTAGCAAAAATAGAAGAAGGATTATCTGATTTACCTGGTATACAGGTTTCTATAGAACCTGTTAGATATTATCCAGAAAAATCTACAGCTGCCCATATATTGGGGTATTTAGGTAAAATTAGTCAGCCTAATGAAATTAAAAAGTATGTAGATGAAAATGGATATTCCCCTAATGATATTATAGGTAAAACTGGAGTTGAGGAAAGCTTTGAAGACGTTTTAAGGGGAGAGAATGGGATAAAAAGAGTTGAAGTAGATGCACTTGGAAATACAACTAATACTTTAGATGAGAAAAGCCCAGTACCAGGAGACAACCTTTATTTAACCATAGATTTGAAGTTGCAAAAACTTGCAGAAAGCGTATTGCAGCAAACGTTAGAAAAAGTTCAAGTTGGTGGAACTTATGAAAGCCCATGGGGCAATTATAAATTTGGTACTAACAGAAAAAAGGGTAGACCTTATGTAAACGCCACATCTGGTGCAGTAGTAGCTACCAATGTTAAAACTGGTGAAGTACTAGCTATGGCTAGTTATCCTGCTTATGATCCAAACTTGTTTTCAACGGGAATATCTAATGCAGACTGGTTAAGTTTATTTCCAGAACATGATAAAGATCCTTTAGCACCTAGGCCATTATATAATATAGCAATTCAAACTGCTGTACAACCTGGTTCAATTTTCAAGATGGTAACTGGATTAGCTGGGCTAGAAAAGGGTATGAGCCCTACTAAAGCCATAAGAGATATGGGATATGTTCAAGTTGGAAGTTATACCCCTGGATGTTGGATTTGGAATCAGAGTAGGGGCACCCATGGATATGAGAACTTATATGATGCCATCAGAGATTCATGTAACTATTATTTTTATACATTAGCCTTAGGAAGAAATCAGAGAACCGGAGAAAATATAGGGGTTAAGCTTGAGCTTGAAGATATAGTAGACTTATCTAAACAATTAGGATTAAATGATAAAAGTGGTATAGAAATAAATATACCTGCAGAAGTATCAGGTGGTGTTCCCGATCCACAACGAAAAGTAATAACTACTAAAGCAATGTTAAAATCCGAATTGCGTGGAAATATAGAAAAATATATAAAAGAAGATACTGTGTTGGACCAAGATACTATTCAAGATATAATAGAAGAGATAGTAAGCTGGACAGAGCTAGAAGAACCATTATCTAGGGGAGAAGTTATTAGAAGACTAGATGCTTTTGGATTAGAGCCAGAAAAGAAGTTGCTAGGAAAAAAAGAAGGACTAGCTGATAGAATAAAATTTAGTTATTTACAACAAGCTGGATGGAATATATCAGATACTCTAAATGTAACTATTGGCCAGGGTCAAAACTCTTATAGTCCTATTCAGATGGCAAATTATATAGCTACAATATCTAATGGAGGTTATAGACATAAAGCAACCTTAGTAGATAATGTGAAAAATTATAATAATTCTAAGATTATTCTTAATAACGAGCCTGAAGGTGAAAGAATAGCATTAAATAACTATGAAAACTTGGATCATATAAAAAAAGCTATGTTAGCAGTATCAAATGATGGATCTTCTAGAAAAATATTTGGTAAATTTCCAGTACAAGTAGGCTCTAAAACAGGTACTGCTCAAAGAGGAGGGGTAAACCCTTATACTGGGGATACTTATGATGATTTCGCATGGTTTGTTGCCTTTGCACCTTATGAAGATCCTGAAATAGCAGTATCAGTAGTGTTATTTCAAGGTGGTAGTGGAGGTTATGCAGGACCAATGGCAAGAGATATTATTGCAGAATATCTAGGATTAAATGCAGTTGGAACTAAGGAATCCCTACCTTTTAAAAATAGCTTATCAGAATAA
- the mreD gene encoding rod shape-determining protein MreD has protein sequence MIVLVLSLITLLNLFLQSSILPYISIFGVVPNTALLIIICIALYKGRIYGGVVGLIIGIIQDIIFSPVLGISSFIYFFVGYLIGLVQNKLSKDNILIPILFSILGTIFYSFSYYIFMFFLSHEIPFLYFARDVLIIEIIYNIILCIPIYKIFSKIFVVPKIRFGSR, from the coding sequence ATGATTGTCTTAGTACTATCTTTAATAACTTTGTTAAATCTTTTTTTACAAAGCTCAATACTTCCATATATAAGTATATTTGGGGTTGTACCTAATACAGCCCTTCTTATAATTATTTGTATTGCCTTATATAAGGGAAGAATTTATGGAGGAGTAGTGGGACTTATTATTGGTATAATACAGGATATTATATTTAGTCCTGTTTTAGGTATAAGCTCATTTATCTATTTTTTTGTGGGCTATCTAATAGGTTTAGTTCAAAATAAATTATCTAAGGATAATATTTTAATACCTATACTATTTTCTATTCTAGGAACAATATTTTATAGTTTCTCATACTATATATTTATGTTTTTCTTATCTCATGAAATTCCTTTTTTATACTTTGCAAGAGATGTATTGATTATAGAAATAATATACAATATTATTTTATGTATTCCTATATATAAAATTTTCTCGAAGATTTTTGTTGTACCAAAAATAAGATTTGGTAGTAGGTAG
- a CDS encoding NusG domain II-containing protein, giving the protein MTKGDKILIIVITLISITSLGFIKNKASGYKEKYISIQINGEEYKKIIFDKNIIGKTIPIESEFGYNLLKIEDEKVRVIDASCPDKLDMHQGYISSPGELIVCLPNRLVIEIKGPQEINEVDHISY; this is encoded by the coding sequence ATGACAAAGGGAGACAAAATTTTAATAATTGTTATTACACTAATAAGTATAACCTCTTTAGGTTTTATAAAAAATAAAGCCTCAGGATATAAGGAGAAGTATATAAGTATCCAGATAAATGGCGAAGAATATAAAAAGATAATATTCGACAAAAACATAATAGGTAAAACCATACCGATTGAATCTGAATTTGGTTACAATTTATTGAAAATAGAAGACGAGAAAGTTAGAGTAATAGATGCATCTTGTCCTGATAAACTAGATATGCATCAAGGATATATATCAAGCCCTGGTGAGTTAATAGTATGCTTACCAAATAGATTGGTGATTGAAATAAAAGGGCCGCAGGAAATAAATGAAGTAGATCATATAAGTTATTAA
- a CDS encoding Maf family protein: MKKIILASSSPRRKEILNKYKLNPIIFEAKIEEKKAYNESPKQVAMALAFEKASWVSNYFNNGEVIIGADTIVVLGDIILGKPKDEEDAFRILSLLNNKEHCVITGVSIIKANTNIKIIDYESTLVRFRHLSDGQIKRYIETKEPMDKAGAYGIQGYGEVLVEKIDGCYSNVVGLPLGKLDYLLNKFFDIKIL; this comes from the coding sequence ATGAAAAAAATAATATTAGCATCTTCTTCTCCTAGAAGAAAAGAAATTTTAAATAAGTATAAATTAAATCCAATAATTTTCGAAGCTAAAATTGAAGAAAAGAAGGCATATAATGAATCACCAAAACAGGTTGCAATGGCTTTAGCCTTTGAAAAAGCATCTTGGGTAAGTAATTATTTTAATAATGGTGAAGTTATTATAGGAGCCGATACAATAGTCGTTCTAGGAGATATAATATTAGGTAAACCAAAGGATGAAGAAGATGCCTTTAGGATTTTATCTTTATTAAATAATAAAGAGCATTGTGTAATTACTGGTGTTTCAATTATAAAAGCAAATACTAATATAAAAATAATAGATTACGAGTCTACTTTAGTTAGATTTAGACATTTATCAGATGGGCAAATAAAGAGATATATAGAGACTAAAGAACCTATGGATAAAGCAGGAGCATATGGAATTCAAGGTTATGGTGAAGTTTTAGTTGAAAAGATAGATGGATGTTATTCTAATGTAGTAGGCTTACCCCTTGGAAAGCTTGACTACTTATTAAATAAGTTTTTTGATATAAAAATATTATAG
- the mreC gene encoding rod shape-determining protein MreC codes for MSFFNRNKERIIVTAIAIILIVLIGVTSTERMALSKIEMVIGNVLTPIGKVSNSIGKNISSFFAGVKNIGNLKEENEGLKKQVAKLEEENRSYLNIIGKTDYLKNEAKILEKTSFKLTSAQVVGKEPGNWFDRFTIDKGIKDGIKKGSTVVQGIEIEQNTIVEGVVGRIADVGDNWAKVIAIVDETNSIAFINLRTQDSGVISGSLDGQVTGYFFDNKADVIKGDKLFTSGLGGTFAKDIYIGEVDEVIDAEEELMKKITVKPAVNFKKLYKVFIID; via the coding sequence ATGTCCTTTTTCAATAGGAATAAAGAAAGAATAATTGTAACGGCAATTGCTATTATTCTAATTGTTCTAATAGGAGTTACTAGTACTGAAAGAATGGCTTTAAGTAAAATTGAGATGGTAATAGGTAATGTTCTTACACCTATAGGGAAGGTATCAAACTCTATAGGTAAAAACATTTCTAGCTTTTTTGCGGGCGTTAAAAATATTGGTAATTTAAAAGAAGAAAATGAAGGTTTAAAAAAACAGGTGGCTAAACTAGAAGAAGAAAACCGAAGCTATTTAAATATTATAGGAAAAACTGATTATCTTAAAAATGAAGCTAAAATCTTAGAAAAGACAAGCTTTAAATTAACTTCTGCTCAAGTAGTAGGAAAGGAGCCAGGTAATTGGTTTGATAGATTTACCATAGATAAAGGAATAAAAGATGGAATTAAAAAAGGCAGTACAGTAGTTCAAGGAATTGAAATTGAACAGAACACCATAGTTGAGGGAGTTGTAGGACGTATAGCAGATGTTGGAGATAATTGGGCAAAGGTAATTGCTATTGTAGATGAAACCAATAGCATTGCCTTTATAAACTTAAGAACTCAAGATAGTGGTGTTATATCTGGTAGTCTAGATGGACAGGTTACAGGATATTTTTTTGATAATAAGGCTGATGTAATAAAAGGAGATAAATTGTTTACATCAGGTCTTGGGGGAACTTTTGCTAAGGATATATATATTGGTGAGGTAGATGAAGTAATAGATGCCGAGGAAGAGCTGATGAAAAAGATAACAGTTAAACCTGCTGTGAACTTTAAAAAGCTGTATAAAGTTTTTATAATTGATTAA
- the radC gene encoding DNA repair protein RadC: protein MSNNLGFEKKYTIKELPMTERPREKLYSHGPSALSNEELLAIIIRTGNKKDSAIDLARKILSRDNRGLVYLRDTTLQELMETKGVGECKAAQILAAIELGKRLNYKEALNKVRINEPSTIANLYMDEMRYLQKEHFRIVLLDTKNQIIVTEEISVGTLNASIVHPRDVFKAAIKRNSNAMILIHNHPSGDPTPSNEDMNITNRLIDAGNLIGIKVLDHIIIGDNRYISFKEKNLI from the coding sequence ATGAGTAATAATCTAGGCTTTGAGAAAAAGTATACTATTAAGGAGCTTCCCATGACAGAGAGGCCAAGAGAAAAACTTTATAGTCATGGACCTAGTGCATTATCCAATGAGGAACTACTAGCAATTATAATTAGAACAGGTAATAAAAAAGACTCAGCAATAGACCTAGCTAGAAAGATTTTAAGCAGAGATAATAGAGGGTTAGTATACCTTAGAGATACTACATTACAAGAATTGATGGAAACCAAAGGTGTAGGTGAATGTAAGGCAGCTCAAATATTGGCGGCGATAGAATTAGGAAAAAGGTTAAACTATAAAGAAGCATTAAATAAAGTTAGAATAAATGAACCTAGTACTATTGCTAATCTATATATGGATGAGATGAGGTACTTACAAAAAGAACATTTTAGGATTGTATTATTAGATACCAAAAATCAAATAATAGTAACTGAAGAAATTTCAGTAGGAACTTTAAATGCTTCCATAGTGCATCCTAGAGATGTATTTAAAGCAGCAATAAAAAGAAATTCCAATGCTATGATTTTGATACATAATCACCCCAGTGGTGATCCTACGCCGAGTAATGAGGATATGAATATAACAAATCGTTTAATAGATGCCGGGAATTTAATTGGGATAAAAGTCTTGGATCATATAATAATTGGTGATAATAGATATATAAGCTTTAAAGAAAAGAACCTAATTTAA